A genome region from Methanomicrobiales archaeon includes the following:
- the metG gene encoding methionine--tRNA ligase, which yields MMDSPLLVTCGLPYTNGPCHVGHLRTYVPADFYVRFLRHAGEDVVFVCGSDNHGTPVVVSAEEEGVSPRELSMRYHRHFLDCFQRMHVVFDHFGMTDGETNHRRTQAIVQSLINNGHIYSQVVQQSYCPECARFLPDRYVEGICPHCGVPARGDECDMGCGRHLEPGEIREPRCRVCGTLALLQEQEHYFFRLSDFHNFLLDYLDTLEGTSNARNYAIGWVKEGLRDWCISRTLEWGVKFPGQDDLVVYVWVDAPIGYISFTEEWAEKAGTDWKKYWCGDARVTHFIGSDIIYHHCVFWPAMLKGAGYGVPYAVVASGMVKIDDQKFSKSRGYVVWTDEDYLDQGLPADYLRYYLLSYTSHTKELNFSWKVFQERINNEVVGTLGNFIHRTLHFAQKFYGGVPEGMATPEVRDQISATLANAEHAIREYEFKNAVDSIVALAAFGNSYIQKSAPWQLVKTDPEAARRVIRNCLQLVKALALLTDPIMPERASRIWKMLGYGDAVTGHTFREALEDLPVQQLPRPSPAFEKVEDEKVTALEATLRMRVERAKAKGAKEVHMGTVTIDEFARMDLRVARVLTVEEVKGSNKLYVMQVDLGEGETRQIVSGIAPFYAPEDLMGKDVVVIANLKPSRIFGVESQGMLLAAGEAASLLVPLRTVPPGTKIC from the coding sequence ATGATGGATAGTCCGTTGCTGGTGACGTGCGGCCTTCCCTACACAAATGGTCCCTGCCATGTGGGACATCTGCGCACCTATGTGCCTGCCGATTTCTACGTGCGGTTCCTGAGGCATGCGGGGGAGGATGTCGTATTCGTCTGCGGTTCCGACAACCACGGCACCCCGGTGGTGGTGAGCGCCGAGGAGGAGGGGGTTTCGCCGCGGGAGCTCTCCATGCGCTATCACAGGCATTTCCTGGACTGTTTCCAGCGCATGCACGTCGTGTTCGATCATTTCGGCATGACCGATGGCGAGACCAACCATCGGCGCACGCAGGCAATCGTTCAGAGCCTCATCAATAACGGGCATATCTATTCCCAGGTTGTCCAGCAGAGCTACTGTCCGGAGTGTGCACGGTTTCTCCCCGATCGTTATGTGGAGGGGATCTGTCCGCACTGCGGCGTGCCGGCGCGGGGCGACGAGTGCGATATGGGGTGCGGACGGCACCTGGAACCGGGGGAGATCAGGGAACCCCGCTGCAGGGTGTGCGGCACCCTAGCGCTCCTGCAGGAGCAGGAGCATTACTTCTTCCGCCTGAGCGATTTTCACAATTTTCTGCTGGACTACCTCGATACGCTCGAAGGCACGTCAAATGCCCGGAATTATGCCATCGGCTGGGTGAAAGAGGGGCTGCGCGACTGGTGCATCAGCCGCACGCTGGAATGGGGTGTGAAGTTCCCCGGACAGGACGACCTCGTGGTCTACGTCTGGGTGGATGCCCCCATCGGCTACATCTCGTTCACGGAGGAATGGGCGGAGAAGGCAGGGACCGATTGGAAGAAGTACTGGTGCGGAGATGCCCGCGTGACCCATTTCATCGGGAGCGACATCATCTACCACCACTGCGTCTTCTGGCCGGCAATGCTGAAGGGGGCAGGTTACGGTGTCCCTTATGCGGTCGTGGCGAGCGGTATGGTGAAGATCGACGATCAGAAGTTCTCGAAATCCCGCGGTTACGTCGTCTGGACGGATGAGGACTACCTGGATCAGGGGCTTCCCGCCGACTACCTCCGGTATTACCTGCTATCGTATACCAGCCACACAAAAGAGCTGAACTTCTCCTGGAAGGTCTTCCAGGAGCGGATCAATAACGAGGTGGTAGGGACGCTGGGCAATTTCATCCACCGCACGCTCCACTTTGCCCAGAAGTTCTATGGCGGGGTTCCCGAGGGGATGGCGACTCCCGAGGTTCGGGATCAGATCTCTGCGACTCTTGCGAACGCAGAACATGCGATCCGGGAGTATGAGTTCAAGAACGCTGTGGATTCGATCGTCGCCCTGGCCGCCTTCGGAAACAGCTATATCCAGAAGAGCGCCCCCTGGCAGCTGGTGAAGACGGACCCGGAGGCGGCCCGTCGCGTGATTCGGAACTGTCTTCAGCTCGTGAAAGCCCTCGCACTTCTCACCGATCCGATCATGCCCGAGCGGGCGTCCAGGATCTGGAAGATGCTCGGGTACGGGGATGCGGTGACGGGCCACACCTTCCGGGAGGCGCTGGAGGATCTGCCCGTGCAGCAGCTCCCCCGCCCCTCACCAGCGTTTGAGAAAGTGGAGGATGAGAAGGTGACCGCCCTTGAGGCGACTCTGCGGATGCGGGTCGAGAGAGCGAAGGCAAAGGGGGCGAAGGAGGTGCACATGGGGACGGTAACCATCGACGAGTTTGCACGGATGGATCTTCGGGTGGCGCGGGTCCTGACCGTGGAAGAAGTGAAGGGCTCGAATAAGCTCTATGTGATGCAGGTGGATCTCGGCGAGGGTGAAACGCGGCAGATCGTGAGCGGCATCGCTCCGTTCTATGCTCCGGAAGATCTGATGGGGAAGGATGTGGTCGTGATAGCCAACCTGAAACCGTCAAGGATATTCGGTGTGGAGAGCCAAGGCATGCTTCTCGCTGCCGGCGAGGCAGCATCGCTCCTGGTGCCTCTTCGAACCGTGCCCCCCGGAACGAAGATCTGCTGA
- a CDS encoding Rho termination factor N-terminal domain-containing protein, whose protein sequence is MATEKHTGSAREHIHEARQEWQRGAPAERFQGGREREEGGPTPAQQRARRENIEKAQEARRYENRTKRDLYERAKELDISGRSKMSKHELIAALRERR, encoded by the coding sequence ATGGCGACAGAGAAGCACACCGGGTCCGCCCGGGAGCACATTCACGAGGCCCGGCAGGAGTGGCAGAGGGGCGCTCCAGCAGAGCGGTTCCAGGGCGGCAGGGAGCGAGAGGAGGGGGGACCGACCCCTGCACAGCAACGGGCTCGGAGAGAGAACATTGAAAAAGCGCAGGAAGCCCGCAGATACGAGAACCGGACCAAGAGGGACCTGTACGAGCGGGCGAAGGAGCTGGATATCAGCGGACGATCGAAGATGTCCAAGCACGAGCTGATCGCGGCGTTGCGGGAGAGACGCTAG
- a CDS encoding DUF473 domain-containing protein, whose protein sequence is MRCAALTGINPAIIDALRTGRPRTLELQSAHNIITLAGEEPGSFIFLTAIDMEDLSPGDVGILAQILSISVSMRRIVVEYSHSSSIEERERTSARVQLKYACPSIIKSIQSKGMGNPTVIEVVKSECYHAG, encoded by the coding sequence ATGCGCTGTGCAGCACTTACAGGGATCAATCCCGCGATCATCGATGCGCTCCGAACCGGAAGGCCCCGGACGCTGGAGCTCCAGAGCGCCCACAATATCATCACCCTGGCCGGTGAGGAACCAGGTTCGTTCATCTTTCTGACCGCCATCGACATGGAGGACCTCTCGCCCGGCGATGTCGGCATTCTCGCCCAGATCCTCTCCATCTCTGTCAGCATGCGGCGGATTGTCGTGGAGTACTCTCACTCTTCCTCGATCGAGGAACGGGAGAGAACCTCCGCGCGCGTGCAGCTGAAGTACGCGTGTCCATCCATCATCAAGTCCATCCAGTCCAAGGGGATGGGAAATCCGACCGTTATCGAGGTGGTGAAGTCCGAGTGCTACCATGCAGGATAA
- a CDS encoding proteasome assembly chaperone family protein, with protein sequence MNDIKITARSLTGSDKSVIIGFPGSGLVGSIALSYMVERLDFEQVGSVTSKYFPPIVMMNRGVISVPVRVYEKGNLAAIVGDIPIHPMICYEVANGLLDWLTQFDVKEIVTIAGIVTNEPEKRVFGVATTEDVLKTIEDKTIILPMGSISGIAGSLLTECKVRGIPAVGLLGESAPTPDPRAAASAIAVLNLMYGLDLETQPLIEQAAEIEAAMARLAEQVQGTETLQKKEQLPMYG encoded by the coding sequence GTGAATGATATTAAAATTACTGCCAGATCTCTCACGGGTTCCGATAAATCCGTTATAATAGGGTTTCCCGGCAGCGGTCTCGTGGGCAGTATCGCTCTCTCCTACATGGTAGAGCGCCTGGATTTCGAACAGGTCGGGAGTGTCACGAGCAAATACTTCCCGCCGATCGTGATGATGAACCGGGGTGTCATCAGCGTACCGGTGCGGGTGTACGAGAAGGGGAACCTCGCCGCCATCGTCGGGGACATCCCCATACACCCCATGATCTGCTACGAGGTGGCAAACGGGCTTCTCGACTGGCTCACGCAGTTTGATGTGAAAGAGATCGTCACCATTGCGGGCATCGTGACAAACGAACCAGAAAAGAGAGTCTTCGGCGTGGCCACCACGGAAGATGTCCTGAAGACGATCGAGGACAAGACGATCATCCTCCCCATGGGGAGCATCTCCGGTATCGCCGGGAGCCTCCTCACGGAATGCAAGGTAAGGGGGATTCCGGCGGTGGGGCTGCTCGGAGAATCGGCGCCCACCCCCGATCCCAGGGCTGCGGCATCCGCGATCGCGGTGCTCAACCTGATGTACGGCCTGGATCTGGAGACGCAGCCGCTGATCGAGCAGGCAGCTGAGATCGAAGCGGCGATGGCGCGGCTGGCAGAACAGGTGCAGGGAACGGAGACCCTGCAGAAGAAAGAGCAGCTGCCGATGTACGGGTGA
- a CDS encoding DUF5611 family protein, with protein sequence MQEFEVKRGHSANLEEKMVRGLVDAFGVEPTKLEGRYRIRYGALKRLDVWLGRNGKSLIVDSESDPEAGDDEIVDTNRRFRRYLEEVTGYTAKERVKRAKKGVEG encoded by the coding sequence ATGCAAGAATTCGAAGTAAAGCGAGGCCATTCTGCGAATCTGGAGGAAAAAATGGTCCGGGGACTCGTCGACGCATTCGGTGTGGAACCGACGAAGTTGGAGGGCCGCTACAGGATCCGTTATGGCGCGCTCAAAAGGCTCGACGTCTGGCTCGGCAGGAACGGAAAGAGTCTGATCGTTGATTCGGAGTCGGATCCTGAGGCAGGAGACGACGAGATCGTGGACACCAACCGCCGCTTTCGGCGCTATCTCGAGGAGGTAACGGGATACACCGCGAAAGAACGTGTAAAGCGGGCGAAAAAGGGTGTTGAGGGGTGA
- the leuS gene encoding leucine--tRNA ligase encodes MKELDLRRIEEQYRDSWMEAFEANPDGREKVFLNVAFPYPSGAMHVGHGRTYTVPDVIARFYRMQGRNVLFPMGFHVTGTPVIGISRRIARGDEKTIRLYRDLYRVPPETLEQFTEPRAIVRYFSEEYQRIMSRLALSIDWRRRFITVDPPYSRFIEWQYKHLQERGCVVRGAHPVKYCPQCESPIGDHDLLEGDKAEIVKFTLVMFTGKDALIPTATLRPETIYGVTNLWANPNVTYVRVRVDGQIWIVSPQAADKLRLQDHDVTVLEEIPGGTLVGETVRHPLSGEVTILPADFVDPDMASGLVMSVPAHAPFDYIALRDLQQEGRYTEIRPIPLVQVEGYGEVPARDAVERAGIRNQKDPRLESVTQEVYSAEFSRGKMRAEYGGLPVREARDAVIAEMIERYRSVFMYDFDLSPVVCRCGGRAYVKILHDQWFLQYSNPEWKQSVHDQIGTMVLVPPEVRAEFDRTVDWLKDWACTRRIGLGTRLPWDPEWIVEPLSDSTMYMAYYTIAHHLKSLDPAKLTPEVFDYIFFGTDCPDTLDKSLLDEIRGEFLYWYPYDFRFSAKDLISNHLTFQLFHHRAIFPASLQPQGMVVFGMGLLNGAKMSSSKGNVVLLEDAVTEFGADTVRMFLVGSAEPWQDFDWRNELVASVRKQIERFWNIVQEGMAAEGCGQPSPIDAWFMSRLQHRIERTTQALEAFQTRQALQEAYFGIESDLKWYRRRTAAEGGKGAVMPELCRTWVRLLSPFIPYTCEQLWKDMGGEGLVAFADWPVPDPRRVDRRIELEEELLSRTVEDIESIVKLIQLKPRVIHLYVAPAWKWDVFRTIARCPDRSQGQREAMKDASIRARGKEAAAAAKQITALIHRLPPSIVEQLLEQDLDEKALFESVRNFLEREFSVPVRVLTADGGNHAKAENALPYKPAIVIE; translated from the coding sequence GTGAAAGAACTTGATTTGCGTCGCATAGAAGAGCAGTATCGGGACAGCTGGATGGAGGCATTCGAGGCAAATCCCGATGGCAGAGAGAAGGTATTCCTGAACGTGGCATTCCCCTATCCGAGCGGCGCCATGCACGTGGGTCACGGGCGAACCTACACAGTACCGGATGTGATTGCGCGGTTCTACCGGATGCAGGGCAGGAACGTGCTCTTCCCCATGGGATTCCACGTCACGGGGACACCGGTGATCGGGATTTCTCGGCGGATCGCACGCGGCGACGAGAAGACGATCCGGCTCTACCGCGACCTCTACCGCGTGCCGCCGGAGACGCTGGAGCAGTTCACGGAACCGAGGGCAATCGTTCGCTACTTCTCCGAAGAATACCAGCGGATCATGAGCCGTCTGGCCCTATCGATCGACTGGCGACGGCGGTTCATCACCGTCGACCCCCCCTACAGCAGGTTCATCGAGTGGCAGTACAAGCACCTCCAGGAGCGGGGGTGCGTTGTGCGGGGTGCGCACCCGGTGAAGTACTGCCCGCAGTGCGAGAGCCCGATCGGAGATCACGATCTCCTGGAGGGCGATAAGGCGGAGATCGTCAAGTTCACCCTAGTGATGTTCACCGGGAAGGATGCCCTGATACCTACAGCAACCCTGCGTCCCGAGACGATATACGGGGTGACGAACCTCTGGGCGAACCCGAACGTGACGTATGTTCGCGTCCGGGTGGACGGGCAGATCTGGATCGTCAGTCCGCAGGCGGCGGATAAGCTCCGCCTGCAGGATCACGACGTGACGGTTCTGGAGGAGATTCCCGGCGGGACGCTCGTCGGCGAGACCGTACGGCACCCCCTCTCCGGCGAGGTCACGATTCTGCCGGCAGATTTCGTCGATCCGGACATGGCGAGCGGTCTGGTGATGAGCGTTCCCGCTCATGCACCCTTTGACTACATCGCCCTGCGGGATCTCCAGCAGGAGGGGCGCTATACAGAAATCCGCCCGATTCCCCTCGTTCAGGTGGAGGGATACGGGGAGGTGCCGGCGCGCGACGCCGTCGAGCGCGCCGGCATCAGGAACCAGAAGGATCCGAGACTGGAGAGCGTGACGCAGGAGGTCTACAGCGCGGAGTTCAGCCGCGGAAAGATGCGGGCGGAGTACGGCGGGCTGCCGGTGCGGGAGGCGCGGGATGCGGTCATCGCGGAGATGATCGAGCGGTACCGCTCCGTGTTCATGTACGACTTTGACCTCAGTCCCGTGGTCTGCCGCTGCGGCGGGAGAGCGTATGTGAAGATCCTCCACGACCAGTGGTTCCTGCAGTACAGCAATCCCGAGTGGAAGCAGTCGGTTCACGACCAGATCGGCACCATGGTGCTCGTCCCTCCCGAGGTCAGGGCGGAGTTCGATCGGACTGTCGACTGGCTGAAGGACTGGGCGTGCACCCGTCGGATCGGCCTCGGAACAAGACTGCCTTGGGATCCGGAATGGATCGTGGAGCCGCTCTCGGACTCCACCATGTACATGGCGTACTACACCATCGCCCATCACCTGAAGAGCCTTGATCCGGCGAAACTGACGCCCGAGGTGTTCGATTATATCTTCTTCGGAACAGATTGCCCGGATACCCTGGATAAATCGCTCCTTGACGAGATTCGGGGCGAGTTCCTCTACTGGTATCCCTACGACTTCCGGTTCTCCGCAAAGGACCTGATCTCCAACCATCTGACCTTCCAGCTCTTCCATCACCGTGCGATCTTTCCGGCGTCGCTGCAGCCACAGGGAATGGTGGTGTTCGGCATGGGTCTCCTGAACGGAGCGAAGATGTCCTCGAGCAAAGGGAACGTGGTGCTACTCGAGGATGCCGTCACCGAGTTCGGGGCGGATACAGTGCGGATGTTCCTCGTCGGGAGCGCCGAACCCTGGCAGGACTTCGACTGGCGGAACGAGCTGGTCGCATCCGTGCGCAAACAGATCGAGCGGTTCTGGAACATCGTACAGGAGGGGATGGCAGCGGAAGGCTGCGGGCAACCGTCCCCGATCGATGCCTGGTTCATGAGCCGGCTGCAGCACCGCATCGAGAGGACCACCCAAGCGCTGGAGGCATTCCAGACCCGCCAGGCGCTGCAGGAGGCGTACTTCGGGATAGAGTCCGATCTGAAGTGGTACCGCCGCCGCACCGCTGCAGAGGGGGGCAAAGGGGCAGTGATGCCCGAGCTATGCAGGACATGGGTGCGGCTGCTCTCTCCGTTCATCCCCTACACCTGCGAGCAGCTCTGGAAAGACATGGGAGGAGAAGGGCTCGTCGCCTTCGCAGACTGGCCCGTCCCCGATCCCCGGCGCGTCGATCGGCGGATCGAGCTCGAGGAGGAACTCCTCTCCCGCACCGTCGAGGATATCGAGTCCATCGTGAAGCTGATCCAGCTGAAGCCCCGAGTGATTCACCTCTATGTGGCGCCGGCATGGAAGTGGGACGTCTTCCGCACCATCGCCCGCTGCCCCGATCGGTCGCAGGGGCAGCGGGAGGCCATGAAGGATGCATCCATCCGGGCACGCGGAAAAGAGGCGGCGGCCGCCGCCAAACAGATCACTGCGCTCATTCACCGCCTCCCGCCGTCGATCGTGGAGCAGCTGCTCGAGCAGGATCTGGATGAGAAGGCTCTATTCGAGAGCGTCCGGAATTTCCTGGAAAGGGAGTTCTCCGTCCCCGTCCGGGTCCTCACGGCGGATGGCGGTAACCATGCAAAGGCGGAGAACGCGCTTCCCTACAAGCCAGCCATCGTGATCGAGTAG
- a CDS encoding PINc/VapC family ATPase, translating into MKIVPDTSAVIDGRITQMIKKGEYKDATIIIPEAVVAELEAQANQGREIGFSGLTELQELWKMAAEGIIQMKFVGARPNLDQVKLASGGEIDAIIRNAAIENDAKFITSDIVQAEVAKAKGLDVTYLRPQIGDFVPLGIDQFFDENTVAVYLKERAPPIARKGTIKEMRLVPIREAPLSDYELRGLAQEILERAKRDPDGFIELEKRGITVVQIGSMRITIARRPFSDGMEITAVRPIGHITLADYTQANLIKKAIIGDKRGILIAGPPGAGKTTLAQSIATFLADHNYVVKTMEAPRDLQVPDQITQYTLLDGSMANTADVVLLVRPDFVVFDELRKNGDFEVFVDMRLAGVGMIGVVHAVGAADALWRFFDRVDFGVLPQIIDTIIILSEGEIVKIYSLAFTMKVPEGMVGDVHLRPVITVRDHETDETEIEIFKYDGETIVMPTRGRAAQKGVPSRESEEKFSWKLAEKEIQREIGRYTDGYVDVHMLSDTKAVVYIDDKDVPAAIGKGGKNVSAIVNKLGIGIDIRPRSEGEKPEGEGDLQLEGGIRIRTDKKQLLILSPENRGKIVDVFSGKEYLFTATVNEEGEIHLAKNSSIAQEMLRRYSSGEMIRLRPV; encoded by the coding sequence ATGAAAATAGTTCCGGATACCAGTGCTGTAATAGATGGACGAATAACCCAGATGATAAAAAAAGGCGAATACAAAGACGCGACAATAATCATCCCCGAGGCGGTCGTTGCCGAGCTGGAGGCGCAGGCAAACCAGGGTAGAGAGATTGGCTTCTCGGGGTTGACGGAACTGCAGGAGCTCTGGAAGATGGCCGCGGAGGGCATCATCCAGATGAAGTTCGTGGGCGCAAGACCGAATCTGGATCAGGTGAAACTCGCCAGCGGCGGCGAGATCGATGCCATCATTCGGAACGCAGCGATAGAGAACGATGCCAAGTTCATCACCAGCGATATCGTCCAGGCAGAGGTGGCCAAGGCCAAAGGTCTCGACGTGACATACCTGCGGCCCCAGATCGGCGACTTCGTTCCCCTGGGAATCGACCAGTTCTTCGACGAGAACACAGTGGCGGTTTACCTGAAGGAGCGGGCTCCTCCGATCGCGCGGAAAGGGACGATCAAGGAGATGCGGCTGGTCCCGATCCGGGAGGCGCCGCTCAGCGATTACGAGCTGCGAGGGCTCGCGCAGGAGATCCTCGAGCGGGCGAAGAGGGATCCGGATGGATTCATCGAGCTCGAGAAGCGGGGGATCACGGTCGTCCAGATCGGATCCATGCGCATCACCATCGCCCGAAGACCCTTCTCCGACGGGATGGAGATAACAGCGGTGCGGCCGATCGGGCACATCACCCTGGCAGATTACACCCAGGCAAACCTGATAAAAAAGGCGATCATCGGAGACAAACGCGGCATCCTGATCGCCGGACCACCCGGTGCGGGCAAAACCACGCTGGCACAGAGCATCGCCACATTCCTCGCAGACCACAACTACGTCGTCAAGACCATGGAAGCCCCGAGAGACCTTCAGGTTCCGGATCAGATCACCCAGTACACCCTGCTGGATGGAAGCATGGCGAACACGGCGGACGTGGTGCTGCTGGTTCGTCCTGATTTCGTCGTCTTTGACGAGCTGCGCAAGAACGGCGACTTTGAGGTCTTTGTCGATATGCGCCTTGCAGGCGTGGGCATGATCGGCGTTGTGCATGCCGTGGGCGCTGCCGATGCCCTCTGGAGATTCTTCGACCGCGTGGATTTCGGAGTGCTGCCGCAGATCATCGATACCATCATTATCCTGAGCGAGGGCGAGATTGTCAAGATCTACAGCCTCGCCTTCACCATGAAGGTGCCGGAGGGGATGGTCGGGGATGTGCACCTCCGCCCGGTCATCACGGTGCGGGACCACGAGACCGACGAGACAGAGATCGAGATATTCAAGTACGATGGAGAGACCATCGTCATGCCGACCAGAGGCAGGGCTGCCCAGAAGGGGGTTCCATCCCGCGAGAGCGAAGAGAAGTTCTCGTGGAAGCTGGCGGAGAAGGAGATACAGCGCGAGATAGGACGGTATACAGACGGCTACGTGGATGTCCATATGCTCTCCGACACCAAGGCGGTCGTCTACATCGACGACAAGGATGTGCCTGCCGCGATCGGAAAGGGCGGCAAGAACGTCTCGGCCATCGTCAACAAACTGGGCATCGGAATCGACATCCGCCCCCGAAGCGAAGGGGAGAAGCCCGAGGGGGAAGGCGACCTTCAACTGGAAGGCGGCATACGGATTCGCACGGATAAGAAGCAGCTTCTGATCCTTTCGCCCGAGAACAGGGGGAAAATCGTGGATGTCTTCTCCGGCAAAGAGTACCTCTTCACCGCAACCGTGAACGAGGAGGGGGAGATCCACCTCGCGAAGAACAGCAGCATCGCACAGGAGATGCTGCGGCGTTACAGCAGCGGGGAGATGATCCGTCTCCGTCCGGTATGA
- the hisI gene encoding phosphoribosyl-AMP cyclohydrolase, giving the protein MELQFVDGLIPVVVQDAGTREVLMVAYASREAIDRTVETGFAHYFSRSRKKLWKKGEESGHVQRIVRILVDCDEDCLLYQVEQQGAACHTGHASCFFRTIEGEEIQKAVFDPANVYANKGR; this is encoded by the coding sequence ATGGAGTTGCAGTTCGTGGACGGGCTGATCCCCGTCGTCGTCCAGGATGCAGGAACACGGGAGGTGCTCATGGTCGCCTACGCCTCCCGCGAAGCGATCGATCGGACAGTCGAGACAGGGTTTGCCCACTACTTCAGCCGGAGCCGCAAAAAGCTCTGGAAGAAGGGTGAGGAGAGCGGGCACGTTCAGCGGATCGTGCGGATTCTGGTGGACTGCGACGAGGACTGCCTCCTCTACCAGGTTGAGCAGCAGGGCGCCGCATGCCACACCGGACATGCCAGTTGCTTTTTCAGGACGATCGAGGGGGAAGAGATACAGAAGGCGGTGTTTGACCCGGCGAATGTATATGCTAATAAAGGTAGATGA
- a CDS encoding A24 family peptidase C-terminal domain-containing protein has protein sequence MVSAMILPLAISASAVLITLLYASLLDLKDRRVPFRTWYPMLVIALPATSAFYWIAGGSMGPLTGFVALAALVLYAYYLDSTDTNNAFNPVLLIVTLALPAVSWFVASTEASLADLLAYAVIAVILLYATFLDMHERLTLFRRLYIAPVMIAFAFVTQHYSIHGTGSAIGAYIAITALFCALFYTFGALHLFGGADAWALILLGLSVPIFPIQPLLGYPVHNFLPFTVLTNAVLLNLAAPLGLFIWNVVHRHRAPLPHLFFGYPVPGDHVEHAFGFVMEEIEEEDTRIERRFIPVRELLLRMFRGQRTRYTKDLRNHPERYQRELALYRRAGHVWILYGVPFILPITAGFVTAVFLGDVLYFMMQYVAGV, from the coding sequence ATGGTATCCGCCATGATTCTCCCTCTCGCCATTTCTGCATCGGCCGTTTTAATCACGCTGCTCTACGCATCCCTCCTCGATCTGAAGGATCGGCGAGTGCCGTTCAGAACGTGGTACCCGATGCTGGTGATCGCATTACCTGCCACTTCCGCATTCTACTGGATCGCTGGAGGATCCATGGGCCCTCTCACCGGTTTTGTCGCCCTGGCTGCCTTGGTGCTGTATGCATACTACCTCGACAGCACAGATACGAATAATGCATTCAATCCCGTCCTTCTCATTGTCACCCTTGCCCTTCCAGCGGTATCCTGGTTTGTGGCATCCACGGAAGCGTCGCTGGCAGATCTGCTGGCGTACGCCGTCATTGCCGTGATCCTTCTGTATGCAACGTTTCTTGATATGCATGAGAGATTGACGCTGTTTCGGAGACTGTACATTGCTCCAGTCATGATCGCGTTCGCATTCGTCACACAGCATTATTCTATTCACGGCACCGGGAGCGCAATCGGAGCGTATATCGCAATCACCGCTCTATTTTGTGCTCTGTTCTATACTTTTGGGGCATTGCACCTCTTTGGAGGGGCAGACGCGTGGGCGTTGATTTTACTGGGTCTCAGTGTCCCAATCTTTCCCATTCAGCCCCTTCTGGGATACCCTGTCCATAACTTTCTGCCGTTCACTGTGCTCACCAACGCGGTGCTCCTGAACCTCGCAGCGCCGCTGGGCCTCTTTATCTGGAATGTCGTTCACCGTCATCGGGCGCCGCTTCCCCACCTGTTCTTCGGATACCCGGTGCCGGGCGATCATGTCGAGCATGCATTTGGGTTCGTCATGGAAGAGATTGAGGAGGAGGATACGAGAATCGAACGCCGATTCATCCCCGTCCGAGAACTTCTGCTGCGTATGTTCCGCGGCCAGCGGACGCGGTATACGAAAGACCTTAGGAATCATCCGGAGAGATACCAGAGGGAGCTGGCGCTCTACCGCAGGGCCGGCCATGTCTGGATTCTGTACGGGGTTCCCTTCATCCTGCCAATCACCGCCGGGTTCGTCACCGCGGTATTTTTAGGGGATGTCCTCTACTTTATGATGCAATATGTAGCAGGAGTATAA